From a single Xiphophorus maculatus strain JP 163 A chromosome 5, X_maculatus-5.0-male, whole genome shotgun sequence genomic region:
- the LOC111608507 gene encoding histone H1-like — MAEVAPAPPPVAAPAKAAKKKASKPKKSGPSVGELIVKTVAASKERGGVSAAALKKALAAGGYDVDKNKARVRTAIKSLLTKGTLVHTKGTGASGSFKMGSKADTKAKKPAKKPAAKAKKPAAAPAKKPAAAPAKKAKKVAAKKPAAAAAAKKSPKKARKPAAIKKAAKSPKKAVKKATKSPMKAAAKKVPAKKTAKPKVKKAAAKK, encoded by the coding sequence ATGGCAGAAGTCGCTCCAGCTCCACCGCCCGTCGCCGCTCCGGCCAAAGCGGCCAAGAAGAAGGCCTCCAAGCCCAAGAAGAGCGGCCCCAGCGTCGGCGAGCTGATCGTGAAAACTGTGGCCGCTTCCAAGGAGCGAGGCGGCGTGTCGGCGGCCGCCCTCAAGAAGGCTCTGGCCGCCGGAGGATACGATGTGGACAAAAACAAAGCGAGAGTCAGGACCGCCATCAAGAGCCTGCTCACCAAGGGAACCCTGGTCCACACCAAGGGTACCGGGGCCTCCGGCTCCTTCAAGATGGGCAGCAAGGCCGACACCAAGGCGAAGAAGCCCGCGAAGAAACCCGCTGCTAAAGCTAAGAAGCCCGCAGCGGCGCCGGCCAAGAAACCCGCAGCGGCGCCGGCTAAGAAGGCCAAGAAAGTAGCAGCCAAGAAGCCTGCGGCGGCTGCTGCTGCCAAGAAGTCTCCTAAGAAGGCCAGGAAGCCAGCAGCCATCAAGAAGGCAGCGAAGAGCCCTAAGAAGGCGGTCAAGAAGGCCACTAAGAGCCCTATGAAGGCAGCAGCTAAGAAAGTTCCAGCGAAGAAGACCGCTAAGCCCAAAGTGAAGAAGGCAGCAGCCAAGAAGTGA